A genomic window from Slackia heliotrinireducens DSM 20476 includes:
- a CDS encoding leucine-rich repeat protein, with product MAVGTIATSILTDIANAIRFQAGVATLYKPGQMAAAITALDGTNAGNYQAQQYKQLQSGVLSDSVFEDIADAIRGQNGLSTQYRPGDMAAAILALNWDVGLKPRAVLTSLGTLEFNYVDGRHCYSGGVPVDAWEINPAGYSSASARPYDSIKLQVKKVVIHSSWTQVGMTNASYLFNSFQSMTEVSGFENLSGITSAVQMFTSCPALETIFATSFSNVGLSGSLMFNGCNRLVGGTDGFVPSSTSGASVCKLGSGGVLTDPNNDGRHWFYAHYYDDGEGVLTASATPDSNRTLVASGRICAEAKYVGLGFTPWDGVTGPTHRQQLTSATFAADMAGFTYLNFQYLFYSCTNLASVSGLSNLSGVRSMRFMFASCAVTTLDFRGFDPSTLTDLYYAFSSCSSLATIYADSTWALPLSGISGSQCFYACSTSLVGGNGTVWSSSNTSYTYMRIDAAGTPGYITSL from the coding sequence ATGGCCGTTGGAACGATAGCGACATCGATACTCACCGACATCGCCAACGCGATACGCTTCCAGGCTGGCGTTGCCACGCTGTACAAGCCCGGGCAGATGGCGGCTGCCATCACCGCCCTCGACGGGACGAACGCTGGCAACTACCAGGCGCAGCAGTATAAGCAACTTCAGAGCGGCGTGCTCTCCGATTCGGTATTTGAGGATATCGCTGATGCGATACGCGGGCAGAACGGGCTATCAACTCAGTACCGGCCAGGAGACATGGCGGCAGCGATACTGGCGTTGAACTGGGACGTGGGCCTGAAGCCCCGCGCGGTGCTGACCTCGCTTGGCACGTTGGAGTTCAACTACGTGGACGGACGGCACTGCTACTCGGGCGGCGTGCCGGTGGACGCATGGGAGATCAACCCCGCTGGCTACTCCTCGGCGTCTGCGAGGCCCTACGACTCAATCAAGCTGCAGGTGAAGAAGGTCGTGATCCACTCCTCCTGGACGCAGGTGGGCATGACCAACGCGAGCTACCTGTTCAACTCGTTCCAGAGCATGACCGAGGTCTCGGGCTTCGAGAACCTCTCCGGCATCACGAGCGCGGTCCAGATGTTCACGAGCTGCCCTGCGCTGGAGACGATCTTCGCCACGTCGTTCAGCAACGTGGGGCTTTCCGGGTCGCTCATGTTCAACGGGTGCAATCGCCTGGTCGGCGGCACCGACGGCTTTGTGCCGTCCAGCACGAGCGGTGCGAGCGTGTGCAAGCTCGGAAGCGGCGGCGTGCTTACCGACCCGAACAACGACGGGCGGCACTGGTTCTACGCTCACTACTACGACGACGGCGAGGGCGTACTCACGGCATCGGCCACTCCAGACAGTAACCGCACGCTAGTCGCATCTGGGCGCATCTGCGCGGAAGCGAAGTACGTGGGGCTCGGCTTCACGCCCTGGGACGGCGTCACCGGGCCGACGCACCGGCAGCAACTCACGAGCGCGACGTTCGCGGCGGACATGGCGGGATTCACGTACCTGAACTTCCAGTACCTGTTCTACAGCTGCACGAACCTAGCGAGCGTATCGGGACTGAGCAACCTCTCTGGAGTACGCTCGATGCGGTTCATGTTTGCCTCGTGCGCGGTTACCACGCTGGACTTCCGGGGCTTCGACCCGTCGACGCTGACGGACCTGTACTACGCGTTCTCCAGCTGCTCCTCGCTTGCCACTATCTACGCCGACTCCACGTGGGCGCTGCCTTTGAGCGGCATCAGCGGGTCACAGTGCTTCTATGCATGTTCCACGTCGCTTGTTGGCGGCAACGGGACGGTGTGGTCTAGCTCGAATACTAGCTATACGTACATGCGCATTGACGCGGCTGGGACGCCAGGATATATAACCTCTCTGTAA
- a CDS encoding phage tail spike protein: MVRTDEPLEELCSVYAESSLCELLDDFIEEEHLVSRTAVQALGYALAPTRWAVASCNVTGTAGCVLYHVNALWALRRVAEVWGGEVTPVISVSGGRVTSRSVRLDAQRGSWHGLRFTYGKNIAGCTRTVLEQDVYTALYGFGAGLPLTDEDGRYTGGYRKKLTFGSVNGGVNWVGDEDALLAWGRWNADRTAKVHSFGQVTFSDCEDPAKLLALTRKALREAVQPKVSYEIDVAALDGGDCELGDEVAVIDSSRTPEWRLKARVVRRMRTFGDGVLARVTIGTVQPVDYAKTASLAADVAALQNDVAGIDGNLSVATSTVYVQETVTEAIDELDDLSGVDF, translated from the coding sequence GTGGTGCGCACTGACGAGCCGCTAGAGGAGCTGTGCTCGGTGTATGCGGAATCGTCGCTCTGCGAGCTGCTGGACGATTTCATCGAGGAGGAACACCTTGTATCGCGGACGGCCGTTCAGGCGCTGGGCTACGCATTGGCTCCCACGAGGTGGGCGGTCGCGAGTTGCAACGTGACCGGCACAGCAGGATGCGTGCTGTACCACGTGAACGCGCTTTGGGCGCTGCGGCGCGTTGCGGAGGTATGGGGCGGCGAGGTGACACCGGTCATTTCGGTTTCGGGCGGGCGTGTTACTTCGCGTTCGGTACGGCTCGATGCGCAGCGAGGATCATGGCATGGCCTTCGCTTCACGTATGGCAAGAACATTGCAGGATGCACGCGCACGGTGCTCGAGCAGGACGTGTACACGGCTCTTTACGGCTTCGGTGCCGGACTGCCGCTCACTGACGAGGACGGGCGCTACACGGGCGGTTATCGCAAGAAGCTGACCTTCGGATCCGTGAACGGCGGCGTCAATTGGGTCGGCGACGAGGATGCGCTACTGGCCTGGGGACGCTGGAATGCAGATAGGACGGCCAAGGTCCATTCGTTTGGGCAGGTGACGTTCTCGGATTGCGAGGACCCTGCGAAGCTGCTGGCGCTTACGAGGAAGGCGCTCCGCGAAGCTGTGCAGCCCAAGGTGAGCTACGAGATCGACGTCGCTGCGCTGGATGGCGGGGACTGCGAGCTCGGTGATGAGGTTGCTGTTATCGATTCCTCCCGCACTCCCGAATGGCGGCTGAAGGCGCGGGTGGTTAGGCGGATGCGCACGTTCGGGGATGGCGTGCTTGCCCGTGTGACCATCGGCACGGTGCAGCCCGTCGACTATGCGAAGACCGCCTCCCTGGCCGCAGATGTGGCTGCGCTTCAGAACGACGTTGCTGGCATCGACGGCAACCTGAGCGTTGCGACGAGCACGGTCTACGTGCAGGAAACGGTGACCGAGGCCATCGACGAGCTGGACGATTTGAGCGGAGTTGATTTCTGA
- a CDS encoding NERD domain-containing protein, with product MSEDIVNVRCGIADKSHENEFFRYFARAVKAFFEKKGIDALLIGMPKCLVNQDLQIDALLITDSKMIIIDFKDYSGELTLPDEQDFRRGRWETSAGIQVKGGSSPNPFYQTGLQRERLARILETFCRNLSKFNPRHITTMVCFQGEMDVFGVIPGQYRPCFFIADRGNYLEKLYDIVSVGDEPAGLLGSKFLDYFNDRVFKSEEYDLTITPESLGVLPKPIVPEGKSSIDETIKDRVAEFFVSDIPVLAITGTVGSGKAAISSEIREAALDAGFSSARVFALSNRVKHNLLGSIDEVESLYSAIFDFSSTKVAEDGSKFIPLAELEEPRAFDDLDGAMPADDKPAKTAFIIYESQMVTDSMRVGEAIQFGSGKLLSDLLEHLGIGEDKLAGNKVVFVGDKFQLGFGSWSESCLNPEYYRGRISMTSIELPDTQTPTGIQQVCLDIANAIRIGRLSHLVLTANDQLAICGQNDEAKLLREAESDWRSHKVLSYTNSQSCGLNGYIKRRIRQNGPRCSIGDIIIFENEVLAYPSSSSASSEEGSVFQFGSPEPTRIPNGTFGTIVGLGNETSIDVDINGSDAPIRLTLVEADVRLNVDGFDETLEIRFIKELLESEDSKLSTMEDIALRIHVEKLFREALARNPFEKSSYYKEMIDNGDFVETKEGVYRDPKDKRRRTSYEEKHRREVQKKSLTRGTEYYLWSNAAQVKYGWCMTVHKAMSYKWNTVTFSTRIDGGRRNENYFRFLYTGISRAEEHVNLVRWEPVSPFEKTEFGTSGQGAPSACNDVIFRATGDDIASEILAAVGTLEPDGFKVSSSKLAQYQVICEIEKDTTTAKVIFYYNKKGEVTRLTLSTGDKELFADFRAAFGNGQDDQSQASTTPMKWLYDHLNEGALADSVLEIEESSNYLDILKACQDSESVIIRANYRKDQTVSNFKYLSGSMTLYEHIVSAIKTYYALD from the coding sequence ATGTCCGAGGATATAGTTAACGTACGCTGCGGCATTGCAGACAAATCTCACGAAAACGAGTTCTTCCGCTACTTCGCGAGAGCGGTTAAGGCTTTCTTTGAAAAGAAGGGTATCGACGCTCTTCTGATCGGCATGCCAAAATGCCTTGTAAACCAAGACCTTCAAATTGATGCGCTTCTTATCACAGACAGCAAGATGATAATCATCGATTTCAAGGACTACTCTGGCGAACTAACCCTTCCCGATGAGCAAGATTTCAGAAGAGGTCGATGGGAGACGTCGGCGGGAATCCAGGTAAAGGGCGGAAGCAGCCCTAATCCCTTCTATCAAACGGGCTTGCAAAGAGAACGCCTGGCAAGAATCCTTGAAACCTTCTGTCGTAATCTGAGCAAGTTCAATCCCCGGCACATTACCACCATGGTGTGTTTCCAGGGGGAGATGGATGTATTCGGCGTGATACCAGGGCAATATAGGCCATGCTTCTTTATAGCCGACAGAGGTAATTACCTCGAAAAGCTATACGACATCGTTTCAGTTGGCGACGAACCCGCTGGCCTGCTCGGCAGCAAATTCCTCGATTACTTCAATGATCGGGTTTTCAAGTCTGAAGAATACGACCTGACGATTACTCCCGAATCGCTCGGGGTGCTACCTAAGCCGATTGTCCCTGAAGGAAAATCGTCCATCGACGAAACAATCAAAGACAGGGTGGCTGAGTTCTTCGTGAGCGACATCCCCGTCCTTGCAATTACTGGAACCGTCGGATCTGGGAAGGCGGCCATTTCTTCCGAGATTAGAGAGGCGGCATTAGACGCCGGTTTTTCGTCGGCGAGAGTATTCGCCCTGTCGAATAGGGTCAAACACAACCTGCTCGGAAGCATCGATGAGGTCGAGAGCCTTTATTCGGCGATATTCGATTTCTCGTCGACGAAAGTCGCCGAGGATGGTAGCAAGTTCATTCCCCTTGCAGAACTCGAAGAACCAAGGGCTTTTGACGACTTGGATGGCGCAATGCCCGCTGACGATAAGCCTGCGAAGACAGCCTTCATCATCTACGAGAGCCAGATGGTTACAGACTCAATGCGCGTGGGCGAAGCCATTCAATTTGGATCCGGGAAGCTTCTCAGCGACCTTCTCGAACATCTTGGAATCGGCGAGGACAAGCTCGCAGGCAACAAAGTCGTGTTCGTCGGCGACAAGTTCCAGCTCGGTTTTGGCTCATGGAGCGAATCGTGTCTCAACCCTGAGTACTATCGTGGCCGAATCAGCATGACATCGATAGAATTGCCGGACACTCAAACTCCAACGGGAATCCAGCAAGTCTGCCTTGATATAGCAAACGCAATCAGGATCGGACGCCTTTCCCATCTCGTGTTAACCGCCAATGATCAGCTCGCCATTTGCGGACAGAACGACGAAGCTAAGCTCTTGAGGGAAGCTGAGAGCGACTGGCGCTCACACAAGGTTCTCTCGTACACCAACAGCCAGTCATGCGGTCTTAATGGATACATCAAGAGGCGAATCAGGCAAAACGGCCCTCGCTGTTCAATTGGAGACATAATCATCTTCGAGAACGAGGTTCTAGCTTACCCTTCGTCGTCGAGCGCCTCTTCCGAGGAAGGGTCTGTCTTCCAATTCGGATCGCCTGAACCAACGAGAATTCCCAACGGCACATTTGGAACCATCGTCGGACTTGGAAACGAGACATCAATTGATGTGGACATCAATGGTAGCGATGCTCCGATTAGGCTTACGCTGGTCGAGGCTGATGTACGGTTAAACGTTGACGGCTTCGACGAAACGCTCGAGATACGCTTCATCAAGGAACTCCTCGAATCGGAAGACTCAAAGCTGAGCACGATGGAGGACATTGCCCTGCGAATACATGTAGAAAAGCTCTTCAGAGAGGCTTTGGCGAGGAATCCTTTCGAAAAGAGCAGCTACTACAAAGAGATGATCGATAATGGCGACTTCGTCGAAACCAAAGAGGGCGTCTACCGGGACCCGAAAGACAAGAGGAGGCGAACCTCGTATGAGGAGAAGCACCGCCGAGAGGTTCAGAAGAAGAGCCTGACACGGGGAACGGAATACTATCTGTGGTCCAATGCGGCGCAAGTCAAATACGGATGGTGCATGACCGTCCATAAGGCTATGTCGTACAAATGGAACACCGTGACCTTCTCAACCAGGATAGATGGAGGAAGGCGCAACGAAAACTATTTCCGCTTCCTTTACACCGGAATCAGTCGTGCCGAGGAACATGTCAACCTTGTCCGTTGGGAGCCCGTGTCGCCGTTTGAGAAGACGGAATTTGGCACGAGCGGCCAAGGTGCTCCTTCGGCGTGCAACGATGTGATCTTCCGAGCAACCGGAGACGATATTGCCTCGGAGATACTTGCGGCCGTGGGAACCCTTGAACCGGATGGGTTCAAGGTGTCTTCGAGCAAGCTGGCACAATACCAGGTGATTTGCGAAATCGAAAAAGACACGACTACAGCTAAAGTTATCTTCTACTACAACAAGAAAGGTGAGGTCACAAGACTGACTCTGTCCACGGGCGACAAGGAATTGTTCGCCGATTTCAGGGCTGCATTCGGAAACGGCCAGGACGACCAAAGCCAAGCTAGTACCACCCCGATGAAATGGTTGTATGACCACCTGAATGAAGGCGCACTTGCTGATTCGGTGCTCGAAATCGAGGAGTCATCAAACTATCTGGACATCCTGAAGGCATGCCAAGACAGCGAGAGCGTCATCATCCGCGCAAACTATAGAAAAGACCAGACGGTGAGCAATTTCAAATACCTGTCTGGAAGCATGACCCTGTACGAACACATCGTCTCTGCGATAAAGACGTATTACGCACTCGACTAG
- a CDS encoding BppU family phage baseplate upper protein — MTGATAYLVWTHRQNGKRGTTEFDAVDASVGTFKVFYPAAMCEAAGVVDASIMLSLGDDRYFSTRNFNIRVEKVLIDGLEPEDGFTLFVQAIAAYENAADISTEAAEAANEAAEAANQAVSDLQDAAQRGDFDGADGADGFSPTATVTQTADGVTITITDKNGTTTADVSKGAKGDKGDTGEQGPKGDKGDTGDRGPQGIQGETGPKGDKGDTGATGAQGPKGETGETGATGATGPKGPKGDTGAQGPQGIQGETGPKGETGATGAAGSDGVSCTHSWNGTVLSVTSASGTSSADLVGPQGPTGATGATGPAGADGTTFTPQNPLSLSNGELSVDLSANTDTQHLAPTFWQKWTYPRHPDSEGRYWVSLGQDTSQGYRSYDMIFNGQYRELDVITMVSKNSGYASAILQRVAEFGLMRKFETTTDFDVDPGDTEAVTIPAGDFYSVPADCVFLNTTTGNLMINTAEAAPASRIAATSLTVTGLCNIYDVAAAFTASSPLSLSNGVLSIDLSGYAALTGATFTGAVSGITPTADANFATKKYVDDAIAALDDLSNESF; from the coding sequence CTGACCGGCGCTACGGCATATCTCGTCTGGACGCATAGGCAGAACGGCAAACGTGGGACTACCGAGTTCGATGCGGTCGATGCTTCTGTCGGCACGTTCAAGGTGTTCTACCCGGCAGCGATGTGCGAGGCTGCTGGTGTCGTGGATGCGAGCATCATGTTGTCGCTGGGCGATGACCGCTACTTTTCCACGCGCAACTTCAACATCCGAGTCGAGAAGGTTTTGATTGATGGTTTGGAACCCGAGGATGGGTTCACGCTGTTTGTGCAGGCCATTGCAGCATACGAGAATGCAGCGGACATCAGCACGGAAGCCGCTGAGGCAGCCAATGAGGCGGCAGAGGCGGCAAACCAAGCCGTTAGCGACTTGCAGGATGCCGCCCAGCGCGGGGATTTCGATGGAGCCGATGGCGCTGACGGGTTCAGCCCGACTGCCACTGTGACGCAGACCGCCGATGGCGTGACCATTACCATCACCGACAAGAACGGCACTACGACGGCCGATGTCTCTAAAGGCGCAAAGGGAGACAAGGGCGATACCGGCGAGCAGGGTCCGAAAGGCGACAAGGGTGACACCGGAGATCGTGGACCTCAGGGAATTCAGGGTGAGACCGGACCCAAGGGAGATAAGGGCGATACAGGGGCTACCGGTGCTCAGGGACCTAAAGGCGAAACCGGAGAAACGGGCGCAACTGGTGCTACAGGACCAAAGGGGCCAAAGGGTGATACGGGCGCACAGGGGCCGCAGGGCATCCAGGGTGAAACAGGTCCCAAGGGCGAAACCGGTGCGACTGGAGCAGCCGGCAGCGACGGCGTGAGCTGCACGCATTCGTGGAATGGAACCGTGCTTTCCGTCACGAGCGCATCGGGCACGAGCTCCGCCGACCTTGTTGGGCCGCAGGGGCCAACCGGCGCTACAGGAGCTACGGGTCCCGCTGGCGCTGACGGCACGACATTCACTCCGCAGAACCCGCTTTCGCTTTCGAACGGCGAACTATCCGTCGATTTATCTGCAAACACGGATACCCAGCATTTAGCGCCGACGTTCTGGCAGAAGTGGACTTATCCGCGCCACCCGGACAGCGAGGGCCGCTACTGGGTCTCGCTCGGGCAGGACACGAGTCAGGGATACCGCTCATACGACATGATCTTCAACGGGCAATATCGCGAGCTCGACGTGATAACGATGGTGTCGAAGAACAGCGGGTACGCGAGCGCGATCCTGCAGCGCGTGGCCGAGTTCGGTTTGATGCGCAAGTTCGAGACGACCACCGACTTCGACGTAGACCCGGGCGATACGGAGGCGGTGACGATTCCTGCCGGTGACTTCTACTCGGTGCCCGCCGACTGCGTCTTCCTGAACACCACGACAGGCAACTTGATGATTAACACCGCCGAAGCGGCTCCCGCCAGCAGAATCGCCGCGACCTCTCTTACCGTGACGGGGCTTTGCAACATATACGACGTGGCTGCTGCATTCACGGCATCGTCGCCGCTTTCGCTCTCCAACGGCGTGCTCTCGATTGACCTCTCCGGTTATGCCGCGCTTACGGGTGCCACATTCACTGGGGCCGTTTCGGGTATCACACCGACCGCTGATGCGAACTTCGCCACGAAGAAGTACGTGGACGACGCCATTGCCGCACTTGACGACCTCTCGAACGAAAGCTTCTGA